The Chthonomonadales bacterium genome has a window encoding:
- the hpnJ gene encoding hopanoid biosynthesis associated radical SAM protein HpnJ: MKKTLFLGPPSFDGFDGGAGSRYQARREITSYWFPTWLAQPAAMVPGSRLVDAPPHHLSVEQVLAIAADYELVVMHTSTPSLANDIRCAQEIKARRPDAQVGFIGAHVAVLPEETLQLAPDLDFVCRNEFDYTCKELAEGRPLEAIRGLSYRTPAGEVRHNEERELIADWDTVPSVLPVYRRDLEIERYFIGYLLHPYVSFYTGRGCPAKCTFCLWPQTIGGHKYRTKSPEVVIREMAEGKELFPRVREWMFDDDTFTIDKERAIAIGKGLRTLGLTWSCNARAHVDYETLRQLRDSGLRLLLVGFESGNQEILNRIRKGIRLDMAREFMRNCRKLGIKVHGTFIIGLPIETRETIEETIRFAQELDPHTIQVSIAAPYPGTELYRQAVANGWFADGELVAGSGIQTSTLRYPTLTTEEIEEAVESMYRRFYFRFRPIFRIVREMAADRQMLVRRLREGREFFGYLRERRSIAHSHGHAPADQPA, encoded by the coding sequence GTGAAGAAGACCCTGTTCCTCGGTCCCCCCTCGTTCGACGGGTTCGACGGCGGCGCCGGTTCGCGCTACCAGGCCCGGCGAGAGATCACCTCGTACTGGTTCCCGACCTGGCTCGCGCAGCCCGCCGCCATGGTGCCCGGCAGCCGCCTGGTGGACGCGCCCCCTCACCACCTCTCGGTCGAGCAGGTCCTGGCCATCGCCGCCGACTACGAGCTCGTCGTCATGCACACAAGCACGCCCTCGCTCGCGAACGACATCCGGTGCGCTCAGGAGATCAAGGCGCGCAGGCCAGACGCGCAGGTGGGCTTTATCGGCGCGCACGTGGCCGTGCTGCCCGAGGAGACGCTGCAACTGGCGCCGGACCTCGACTTCGTTTGCCGCAACGAGTTCGACTACACATGCAAGGAGCTTGCTGAAGGGCGGCCGCTCGAGGCGATCCGCGGCCTCTCGTACCGCACCCCGGCCGGCGAGGTCCGCCACAACGAGGAGCGGGAGCTGATCGCGGACTGGGACACGGTTCCCAGCGTGCTGCCCGTCTACCGGCGCGACCTGGAGATCGAGCGGTACTTCATCGGCTACCTCCTGCACCCCTACGTCTCGTTCTACACGGGGCGGGGATGTCCGGCGAAGTGCACATTCTGCCTCTGGCCGCAGACGATCGGAGGCCACAAGTACCGTACGAAGTCGCCCGAGGTCGTCATCCGCGAGATGGCGGAGGGCAAGGAGCTGTTCCCACGGGTACGTGAGTGGATGTTCGACGACGACACGTTCACCATCGACAAGGAGCGCGCCATCGCCATCGGCAAGGGGCTCAGGACGTTGGGCCTCACGTGGTCGTGCAACGCGCGTGCCCATGTGGACTATGAGACGCTGCGGCAGCTCCGCGACAGCGGGCTCCGGCTTCTGCTGGTGGGCTTCGAGTCCGGCAATCAGGAGATCCTGAACCGAATTCGCAAGGGCATCCGCCTCGACATGGCGCGTGAGTTCATGCGCAACTGCCGCAAGCTCGGCATCAAGGTGCACGGCACCTTCATCATCGGCCTGCCGATCGAGACGCGGGAGACCATCGAGGAGACGATCCGCTTCGCCCAGGAGCTCGATCCCCACACCATCCAGGTGTCGATCGCGGCGCCGTACCCTGGCACCGAGCTCTACCGGCAGGCCGTGGCGAACGGCTGGTTCGCCGACGGCGAGCTCGTGGCCGGGAGTGGAATTCAGACGTCGACGCTGCGCTACCCGACCCTGACAACCGAGGAGATCGAGGAGGCGGTCGAGAGCATGTACCGGCGGTTCTACTTCCGCTTCCGGCCCATCTTCCGCATAGT